The DNA region ATGAAAAATGGTATTCATGATGGAGGAATAATTCTTCCTGGATTAATGAACTTAAAAAATTTGTATAAGCAGATTTCACCAAAACTTGACTATGAAATAAATACAAAGGTAAATTTAGATAAAATCCCACTTTGTACACAAGATGCGATATCTTATTCTATTTTAAAATCTATCATATTACCAATAAAAGAGTTAGCTTTAAAACAGCAGATTATATTTACTGGTGGAGATGGTGAATTTTTAAGTAGATATTTTGACAATTGTATTTATAAAAAAGATTTGATATTTGAAAACATGAAAGGGATTATTAATGCTAACAATTGCATTGCCTAAAGGAAGAATTGCAAAGGAAACTTTAGAAAAGTTTGAAAAAGCTTTTGATGAAAAGTTTGTTTTTGAAGATAGAAAGTTAATACTTGAAAAAGCAGGATTTAGATTTTTAAATGTAAGAAATCAAGATGTACCAACTTATGTAATGCACGGGGCAGCAGATCTTGGAGTTGTGGGACTTGATGTATTAGAAGAGAAAGAATATGACTTAATCAAGCTTCTTGATTTACAACTTGGACGTTGTAAGGTTGCTTTTGGACTAGTACGTGGAGAAGAATTAGATTTTTCAAAAAGTCAAATCACAGTTGCTACAAAACATGAAAAAATTGCAAAAAGATATTTTGAAGAAAAAGCAATGGCAGTTGAGATTATCAAATTATATGGTTCAATTGAACTTGCACCTTTAGTTAATTTAGCTGATTGTATTGTTGATATTGTTGAAACTGGTGCAACAATGAAACAAAATGGACTTGAAGTTGGTCCTACTATTATGGAGAGTTCAGCACATTTAATAGCGAATAAAAACTCATATTATGCAAAAAAAGATTTAATCTTTAACTTAAAAGAGAAGA from Arcobacter sp. LA11 includes:
- a CDS encoding type III pantothenate kinase, with translation MILCDIGNTTFHFLIDGKHQKYSLNEELPSSDEIIYFISVNEEASLKLIKTYTKCIDLEKYLDFKTTYIGMGLDRKIACVGYSDAIIVDAGSAVTVDIMKNGIHDGGIILPGLMNLKNLYKQISPKLDYEINTKVNLDKIPLCTQDAISYSILKSIILPIKELALKQQIIFTGGDGEFLSRYFDNCIYKKDLIFENMKGIINANNCIA
- the hisG gene encoding ATP phosphoribosyltransferase, with the protein product MLTIALPKGRIAKETLEKFEKAFDEKFVFEDRKLILEKAGFRFLNVRNQDVPTYVMHGAADLGVVGLDVLEEKEYDLIKLLDLQLGRCKVAFGLVRGEELDFSKSQITVATKHEKIAKRYFEEKAMAVEIIKLYGSIELAPLVNLADCIVDIVETGATMKQNGLEVGPTIMESSAHLIANKNSYYAKKDLIFNLKEKIEAVL